The genomic window ACTTACCCATTCCATCTCATTTGTTGCACGTTGTTACTAACTTTTTGAGGTCTCTTTGCTTCTCAATTCAGTGCTCCGTTTTGGATTCCTTTTGCCTGGTGTCTGCTGTGCCCATGGTCTGCCTTCATATAATTTCCTTAATTACTGCCCTGGCTCAACTCATTGTTGTAATATTAGTGAGAAAAGTACTATTGATGGTATGTTAATGACCTGTGTTAGCTCACTTGCAGTTGGGTCCGTATTGTGAGTACTCTGGAAACAAACTCTGGCACACTACAATACATCCCAAACTTTGTGGACTATTCAAAGTTATAAACTATCAATGAACAACTATCAATTAACAACACTTATACATGCCTATATaatatttgaagtgttttgttaATTGTACTTCATATGCTGTGAGtgtaataaacacattcattactgttttatttttagtcaCTAATACTATAGAGAATCACATACCTTATAAAATAGGAGTCTTCAGTCTTTTCCACACCAGTATCAATGAAACATAAACTTCATTTCAAGCCAAGAAGTCAAAGAGACAATCAAAGCATGTTCCATTATGTGAATGtacaatgagagagagtgagagagagagagagagagagagagtctatcgAATTCTGACCCATGTTACTGGACATTGGACTTTATTAGATTTTATTAGAATTGGTTATTATGCTTCCAGCTGAAGTCtattacaacacatacactgtaGTGTTAATCAACTTATTGAGAGTAGAAGAAAAATCATGAATGAAATGTTAGATCCGATATCAGGTTACATAacagatgaaacagaaaataatcTGAAGCATCCCCCTATACTTCGATGATCATTagtcagacatttttaaaaaatgttgacTTTAAAGGTATTTACACAAGGAGCATAAAAAGATTTCTTATTTATAAGCATTGTGTCAAATGGCACATCATAATGCTGTATGCAAGTCAAATGAGTTGTCACCTCATTAGCATTGAGCATGAACTGCATTGATCACAAATACAGCTCATTGCAATCACAGTTCTTAGAAGATCTGACTGTTTTAGTAACACAATGTGTCAATTCagtcactctttctgtctttgcaATGCTCTTGGGCATAGTTGCTCTTGAATCCCTCAGATCCCATTTTGCAATGTAAATTCTGTGTCCTCTGGCCTTGTGTCTGACAGTATAAAGGAGCTTTTCACTCTGTGGTTATAATTGTATTTCACTGAAGTATTTCTGTCTGCCTAACCCCTCCGTTCTGTTCTTTCTATCCTCAATTGAACATCTATATCAGACTCCTTTCTCTGGGGGCATAACCTTCAACCCCTCCTCTCTATCAAGTTTGAAGGGGCAGTGTTGTGTGGCTGCACTcaaccccctccccaaaaaattCACACTGGAGCATTCtcacagaacattccagaaaagcTCCAGTGATGCTGGCATGAGCTCTGAGGCTAAAGGCCGCGGTGCGCGAAGGCAAGTGCAGAGGCCATTCCCCTACACTCAGCAGGCCCCAGGTGTTCATCCTCTTACTGATGTAACATACCCTCTttcaacacacaaaaccccagtTTTACAATATAAATATCCAAAAAGACAGGAGTTTATATGACTTCAGCACAAGAAATGGGGATTTTTCAGGGCATGTTTTtatggactgttttttttttcacttaagtAATGCAAAGATAATAGAAAACATGACAACTTTTTAGTAGGAAAATAACCGAATTACAGCAATTGTCCGCTAAACAGGTAAattataatacatttataaattataatacattttcataatatttttgaCCTGTTAACATGAGTGCTACATTATACCATATTAATTCAGTAAATGTGTTACCTCTCCCAcacaaaaggagaggaaaaaggaaagataaACGTTTGAGAGCATACAGTAGATAGGATTTGGGATTTTCCGTATGTAaggttattttttatttgtgagaGGATCTCTGGATATGCTTAATTTCTCCTGCAATTAGTGTTTAATTTTAAGTAGAGTACACTAGTTGAAAGATAgcctgggaaaaaaatgtgtcaaaaaaatcatttgcagGAAGCACAAGTGTCAAAACATAAAttatattaagaaaaaaaaaacatatttccagCAGCTTCTCCCAGTGTAACAAATAGAAGCTGGAATTATTCATATCTTTTCCTATACTGCAGACCATTCTTGTTCTAGACACCTACAGCGAGAATGCCACTCAAAACTCTGCTGTTCATCTGCAGTCACCATAGTGATTACTTCAGTCTCTACCTGTCACTTACTGGTCTTGCTGACGGGAGAATGGAACCACTCAAACCTGTTCTAATTGCTCTGTCTTTGATTTGAAGGTGGGCAGTGACTGTAGTTATTAAGCATTATTaagcattcactcatttttatATAATTACAGCACAGACCTGCTCAGACTATGACAAAAGCcagacattaacattttttattattatttttaattagatAAAATATCTCCAACCGTTGCTTCATGGTTAATTGACCTACAATACCTGTGGTAAACATCTTAGCAatcactttcactttttcaaaataaatgtatttgttccCTATTGTTCTCCATATCTGAGAATACAGAATGTGACTCATGTGAAGTGCATACATTGTAAGAACAATTGTTCAATGCATAGATGGGtacagtttcagttttacttacatattaaacattttcatggtggttaaatcattaaaaaaaaaaagtataaatcaACACCAATTAGACCCAACTCTACAGAACAAATATGAGttctgtcagtgtttaatgtggcACTCTAAGTGATGAAAACAGGAGAACCTCTACTCTCAATGTAGAACTCATGTAGGAAATAGCGAATGAATCATGGAGGGgaacagaaagaacaacaataaatacTGTGAGGTACAGGTCCTGTGTTTTGAATGGAGTGATCGTGAGTGCAGTTGTAAATACAGTGATGACTCTGGATGGCATTTTTGGGTAtttctgtctgtagtggttTTGTGGGACAGACATGGATAATATGGTCTTAGAGAGActcttgtctctctttgtctgtatcACACATCTGTCATCTCATCTTCCATTTCATCgccttctgtctctccctctccttctccatcctcttcctcttcctctgatgtCATATCTGGATCATCCATCTGGGAAACACACTTGGGACAAGAGCAGATGAACAAGTAGTTCTCCCTGATGAACAAAGAAGTAAAAACAAACGCAAAAAGGGAACACTGAATGAATGCCGCTCTTATGTTGTTAAACGAtgccattttaaaaaacaacagccatTTTAAATGCCAGCTTAGTTCAAGTGCTTATGCCATCAAATTCAAACCAGAGTTTGGCCTAATTAAAATTAATTGCACATCATCTGTACTATTAAACCAAGACAATATGAGGTACAAAAATATCTGTATTCATCTACAATAGAAAATATATGCTCTTTTTTTCAACCTTTCACAGTGTAAGAAGAGCCATGCCATATCTGTGTAAAGGAAGAGGATCTTTGTTGATGCTTTAGATTGTCAAGGTGAAGCACATTTTTACACAAGGACACAAAGTGCATATTGATCATGCGGGATTTCTGAACAAACCTTGGCTCGTTTACCAGCGGGTGAATCAACGGATGATTGACACGCAAGTTATCAATAAAGCACAGGGGCCCAGCAATAACACAGGGCATCTACACACCACTAATCACACATGTGCAGCTTGGGAGGAAGACCATTGACATTCTCAGCAGCAGGACTCAGCTGGGCTTATTTGTAGTTATTACTTAAACAAGCGATTATATTGCGATACCTTAGGATCTTGTGTCGGCTATGGCGGGTCCTGTCTCGCTGGCAACAGTCCAAGTAGCTAATGCAGATTTCCTAAAGTAAATcacaacagaatgtgtgtgacaaggaagagagtgagtgagtgagtgtgtgagtgagagagagagagagagagagagagagagatgggggggggggggggccctcatattctgaaattaaaaatattcataatatgtGAATGTAAAAATTATAAGAAAACTTGACACCTGTTCACATGCAAATGGCACTCAAATTCACGTAAGCCTATATTGTGGACAAGGGCTTCAACTTGCTAATAGTATATTTACAAAGAGTAAGCAGGCCAAAGATactgctttgaaaaaaaacatagctcCATTTACATGAAATTCAGCGAATGGCTACAATTTGAACAATAGGTTTCAAAATTCTTCTGTTATGGCACTGGGGCAGGCAGATGGATTCAAAGCTGTTTCTCTcaaagcagtttttcttttcttaaatctCTCTGACAAGCTGCCAGAGCTGCTCCGATCCTAAAAGTCTGGCCAGCGTAATTCTAACTGACAATAGAACACTCAGTTTTTGAACACTCCCCCCAAGCCCCAGTGGTAGGGCTCAATCCCCCATAATCCTCCATTCTCTACTGACCTCTCCTGGACTGATGTCACTCAGAGCACTGAGGTGGAGAAGGAAGTTGTTGTCAGGGAATGATGCCTCAGCATTGGGTATGCAGCTGTGGTTACCTAGAAGACAAAAGATACAAAGAGAGATACTTTCAGGATTTTGAATGGCAACAAATGTTCATGAAAGAAAATTACAtctaaaaatgttcaaacacaATCTTTGATGATGACAGCACATGCAAGTGTAATTCTGAAGGTTTAAAAGTTATTCTTTTATATCTTATTGGGATGCAAAAATATATCTTGTTCGATGCGGTCATTCATCACTGATCTTTCTACAAGTACTCTCCTGTGTGCCCTGAGAACTGTGGCCCTTTAAGACTGAAAACTCCTGTCCTGAATCTTTTTCTACATTTCATCAGTCTGCTCAGTTCCAGATGATTCTCATGGTAATGTGTAATATAATAGTGTTAGTCAGTGAGAAATGGACTATGATGGTGTTTGTACAGGCAGTCAGTCTTACATGAACTCTGTAGCAAGAAGAGACCAGAGCCCTCACAGTTCAGAAAATCCCCTGTCTCTGTAAGGAAAAGACAGTGTgagtgaatcaatcaatcattagctcagataaagaaatgcaaacGATTTAGTGAGATTCCAACAGGTCATGGTGAAGCAGGGAGCATCTGGGTGTGTAGGTGCCTGTGAGTCAGAGGATATCAATTTggaatatttacatttcatcagtaaagtgtgtgtgcttgtgtgtgtgtgtgtgaagggggaggggtgtatgtgtttgtagcATGCTCCCGTAGACTGTGGGAGTCTTGAAGAATAATGACCTTTCTCAATGTCCTTGTATAATTGGTCAATGAAAGCATCCAActgctccctctgctggctAGGAAGCTCCAATGCATCACATGCATGAACCCACTGACTGAGtgaactaagaaaaaaaaatacaatttaaaagaATTCCTGCAAATTTCCCTGCAGTATCATCTTACACTCTGTCATGTAGCAGAGTAACTGAGTTTATctaaaaacatataaatactACAGTACAGCTCTATAAAGAGGTGTGAGCTGTTTCATGATGGTTTGGTTACCTGGTGCCAATACCCTGCCCATTCGTCCCAACAAGTGAGAAGAGTGAACGAAATCCATCTGGGGTGAACCACTAAAGGCAAGGAAACAACTTTCAGTTTGAAAGCCATCATAATTTTTCATTCAGCACAGAGATTCAGTTAAATATTGTGGTTAACCAATACTATAACGGAGCAGTCATTCAGCACTGACCATATAGTCAGTTCAATCtctaaatacaaacaaaataatctaAGGTTTTTGTATAGGGGAGGTGCACTTTAATATAAACCACACTTACTTGACTGAGATGATCATCATAAAGTGCTGTAGTAAACAGGTTACGTAGCAAAGCCAGCTGTGCCTGGAGGgacaaaaacagcagttcaCTGTTATGGTACTGACTGCTACCAAATGTCAAGATTATGAATCTTTTCTGCACTTGGAAGTGGACAGAAAATGTTAAGTAAAAATCTTAATATAAAATTCAACTAAATTTAAATGAATCTCTCTAGCTTGAATATATTTTAATGAACTAATTTTCCTACAAGAAAGAGGTTGGTGGTCTAGAACCATTTTCCCTCTAGTAGTAACAGAATTCTCTGCTAACCTGGAACTTCTCCCCGAGTAGTTTATGTGCTATCTCTTCTTCCTCATTGGCTGAACGGCTACAGAAATGTGAGAAGAGGCGGAGCCAGCGGCCTTTATCCTGAGCCTGCAGAAAATGGGTAATTTCTGAATCTGTGTCATCCACTGACTAAGAAACAACTGAGCCAAGAAAAACTGCATGCAAATTACCAGCACAACTTGTTACACACATCAGTCCCTGAACTGATTTTCTGAGGCAAAAACTCTGAGGCAGATCAAATGAAAAGTAAACAGAAGGGACTACATGTGAATGTGCTTGCAATTTCTAAGGTTTATTATGAACACTGACAAA from Chanos chanos chromosome 2, fChaCha1.1, whole genome shotgun sequence includes these protein-coding regions:
- the smyd5 gene encoding protein-lysine N-trimethyltransferase SMYD5, producing MAAPVDDMFSLCAEPGKTNSSVEVRFIDKVKGKGLFAKKCFKKGETIFVERPLVSAQFLWNALYKYKACEYCLRSLETAEENARRLSGLPSLNLPHPELCRVRAELHQACPQCQVMYCSSECRQTAWDTYHKVLCMGPSHDDPDHPLNKLQDAWRSVHYPPETSSIMLMARMVAVVKQAQDKGRWLRLFSHFCSRSANEEEEIAHKLLGEKFQAQLALLRNLFTTALYDDHLSQWFTPDGFRSLFSLVGTNGQGIGTSSLSQWVHACDALELPSQQREQLDAFIDQLYKDIEKETGDFLNCEGSGLFLLQSSCNHSCIPNAEASFPDNNFLLHLSALSDISPGEEICISYLDCCQRDRTRHSRHKILRENYLFICSCPKCVSQMDDPDMTSEEEEEDGEGEGETEGDEMEDEMTDV